The Wolbachia endosymbiont (group B) of Gerris lacustris genomic interval TCTGGACCAGTTAGGAAGCTGATTTACACCACCAATCCAATTGAGGGATTGCATAGACAAATTAGGAAATTTACTAAAACTAAGGGCTCATTTACTAATACAAATGCCTTGTACAAACAGGTATATTGTGCTATAAAAAAGGTAGAGCAAAAGTGGACTACAGCTTTGCCTAATTGGTCATTAACTATGTCTCAGCTTGACATTTTCTTTCCCAACAGACTGAAAATTGAGTTGAACTAAAAATGCGGCTTGACACAGTTTATTTAACACTCCCTGATAACAGACTAATCAGTTATTATTTACATCTGTTTCAGCATAAAAATTATTGTGGGGCTTGATTTTATACATATCACTACACATAATAGGTTTTAGTATAAATCAGTAATATGCACCCAATCATATACTTACTTAACCTGCTACTAGATTTCTACAGCTTCATTCTAATATGCTCAGTTGTTCTCGATTTGCTAATTAAATTTAATGTAGTTAACATGTATAATGAGATTGTAAGTAACATAATGCAAACTTTAAATCGACTCACCTATCCTCCACTAAGGGTTATCAGAAGGTATATACAACCGTTCAATGGATTAGATTTATCCGTAATGATATTGATAATAGCAATTCACTTTGTAAAATATACAATTACTTACTACTTTAAGTAGATGTTAAAAAAATACCTAAAATCAGTAATATACGTATTTCTCTTAATGTATATATATATATCAGTTTTTAGCTATAATTATAAAGATCCATCCTTAAATACAGTTACAGATCAGGAAGTAACAAATTTAGGTGGGATAGTAGGTTCATATTTAGCTGATATATTAGTTCAATTTCTTGGATTCACTAGTATTACAATAGCTACAACCATAGTTTACTTTTTGATATCAAAAAGGCTGCTGAAGATTCTCTATTTAATATTAATCAATTTAGGAATATGTGCTACATTAGCGCAACTTTCGCTCGGTA includes:
- a CDS encoding YggT family protein — protein: MHPIIYLLNLLLDFYSFILICSVVLDLLIKFNVVNMYNEIVSNIMQTLNRLTYPPLRVIRRYIQPFNGLDLSVMILIIAIHFVKYTITYYFK